The nucleotide window CCGATCTCATCAAAGGCTTCGGAGGTGAATGTGAAGTGATCGGTGGCGGTTGCGCAACTTCCATTCGCGCGCATTAACAAGGGCTTTTGATATCGTTTTTTCTGGTGTGAAGTTTCTGTTCTGGAATCCAAATTGATTTTTGGAGATCCACTGTGTGGGTAAGGACAAAGCTTACATTCCAGATGTAATTTCACAGAGAATGAAATTCGAATGATTTGGATGGggcaaaaatatcaaatcaacACAAATTGAATGTTTCAAAGTTTTCTAGCGGTAAAATGATAAATAACCATTTCACTCTCCTATTCTAACACTCTATCCTTAGACTATATACAATGGTTTCAAGATTCAACATCTTCCACTTTATTTTTTAACACTCAATATCATATTCTCTTTCTTACTCATCATCATTCAACACACATTAAATTTTTATCCACTACAAtggttttgttaaataaaattcaacattctattttattaattaataaatatttttttctatatccaAATTAAATAAACCTAGCCTCTATTTgtagataattaaaaaatataaattttagtataagaaataaaaacaaattatttaatttataatgaaattaattagttttaaataactaagagaatatcaaaatatcaaaaatctttaaaaagtGACATGTGTCGTCGTTGGTCTTCAttattcaacatgttgaatCTTTTCAACGCCAATTAATCCATATCATcaaatttcatttttcaacaCTTTTATTGTAAGAATTCAATTGTTGAATCTTTTATTCAATATCCCATTACTCAGTTCAACCCCTCCCAGGTCTCGAAAATTAACTGTTGTGAACCAATCAAACtacaaatgtaattttttttcaggctattatttttttgttcctcAACAAAAGCCCCGTAATTTATGAATTGTATATAAAAACCCCTCAATCTAAAGTTATCACGGTGAGATCACGGTGGATTAGTTTTCGCCGGTGATCTCTGAGACGAACTCCGAATAACAAGAATCTTCTTCAGTACCCTCATCAACACCAACACGTTCGTACTCATCTTCATCTTTGTTGACGGTCTCTTCTTTGTCAACTTCATACCGCATCCCACGGCGGAGCTCTCGTCGGGAAACAAAGACGATCTCTTATCTCCGCCGAGATCGATCCTGAGACTCTGGCTTCTCGGCGGAGGCGGTGCTTCTTCGTTGAGTTCTTCCCACAACATATCCATTTTCTCCTCTGCATTAACGTTCCAAAGACTTCTCGTTTCCACATAAGAGAAGCTCTTCCTCTGACCGTCATCATCGTTGTATCTTCCGATGATTAATCTCCCGTCGTCATATCCTAGGCGGGTTTTCTCCGGCGAGTGTTTCCACAATGGAGGTGAATCGGAGCCGGAAGTTTGGGAAGAATCTTGGGAAGCAAGCAATGGAAAACTAAATTCTTCGGAAGACGCAGTGTTCAGAGCCATTCTCTAGGATCAAGAGAAGAGCAGAAGAGAGGACAAGACAAGAAGACACACAGTTTGTGTGTTTGTTGGTGATGTTGGATTCgttgctctgtttttttttttttttttcctcttttctttttgtagtTCAACTGCTACAACAAGTCAACGGTAAGTTTCCAGTTTAAACGATTTTAACTCTCCATAGGCAACTGTATTTTCCAGTTTAGGTAGTTTATATGTATAGTCATCAATTACCAGTAGTCATTGCAAATCGGATTACATTGAAAGGTTTTTTACACTGATTTATTATCTaattacaaattataaaaaatattatataaacccCTTTACAACTGACAATATATTTCTTACGAAGCTTGACATCTAACAATTTTATTATCACCATTTTGAACCgtttagggcatctccaaccctactccattttcaactccaaacatcattatggagtaaaatcttctccaatctcactccattttggagttgaaaatggagtaatggctagggttactccatttatggagtaatcttacccattactccattttggagttgaactttttttatttataaatggtcctttgaatctttaatgtttctattttttacttaaataatatttaaaatgatacaataacatgaaaatagtatattccacaaaagattatttaatagttttaaataaaTGATGCACCAATTGAACTTGGAAGAGAAGCTCCACCTCCAGATATCGAAATTGCAAAAGATGAAAATGTCtgctttcaaaattttcttgctcgatttaggaatatcaaaaataaagaagctcatttttcattacgaaatgcattagttgatcatttgtgggaaaaatattctaatgctcattgttgaacctatatatatgttgtcttttttaatgatttcttgtactttttaataataaatatttaattcaaataatttatattttaattattatcgtaaacataaaataattggggttaattggtaaatttttataagtataagattttatttgcaattattaataaaataaaaatgaaattatttaagaaatattatttttggagtagaaaatggagtaatacattggagtaaaaccttactccattttggtgttgcaccattttaaaataaaaaatggagtaatacattggagatgctcttaatgaAAATCCACGTCTTACATCTAACACGGTTTTATTTTCACCATTTTAAACCGTTTAATGTAAATTTTGTTCTTTATTAATTTGACACCATTTTTATAGGGCTCGAAATCCAGTATTTCTGATCTAATTAATTGCACTATGTTCACATTTTCACATTTCATAACAATCTACGTTCCATTCATCTTATTCAATTTCTCTCTATtccatttatttcttttttgattTACCAGTTACAGCTTAAAGTGATGATTAACTCTCTAAGTTATGAAACGTATAAAAGGAGTTATGAGAGTGACTTAACGCAGTTTCAATTTGACATCTCATCAACCAGCGGAGTGATTGATTGAGGATTGAGGATTGAGGTATAGATGACTGTAAAACGTTGGCTCTATCTATTATCAACAAACTCCACCTCACCAAGATAGTCTTTCTTCAACAATTGACTAAACATGTGCTTTATAACTATCAGAGTCTTATCATCTTTTTTTCAAATGGTATTAAACCAACCAAGGAAAAAATACTGTAGAAGactaaataaaatcaaacataaGAGATGCAAATCTTGAATTGAAAACTTTCAGTTATATGCTTGTAAGAAAACCAGTTTAGGCAAAACCGAGAATTGTTTATACAATCTTAAGAGGTCACAAAAGGGTTTATGCGTGGGATGCCCTACGTTTGATGAGCTCACAAAATATTTACCTAGAAGAACATGATCTGGACTGAGATCTCGTCCTCTTTGCTCCTTTTTACTTTTCTCGATATTCTTGAACCAATCTGCATTTGTTAGGACAGAAGAACCTTGGTCCATGTTGTTGGTAGATTGAGACAAGGGGCAAAAAGTTGAGGCTTTGTGGCTTGCAGTTGTTAGAGTAGGCTAGAAAACAAGTTAATAACGCTTTTATGGTGACCGCAGAGACTCTTGGCGTCTTAAGTGGAATGTCTTCTGATTCAAATCCATCCTTATCGGTATGCTTGCTTATACGCAATTAATGGTAATTTACCGGTGAACCTACAATAACATAGCCATAACAATCGGTTGCAAACTCTCAGAAACCGCATATGGATACAGACACTTGGTATTAAGATTATATGTACACAAGATATGGCGATCATGAATAGTTATGTTCCTACAATTCTAGCTAGTAGTGTTACAGCTACATTCATTATGTATATCATCGTTCCTAATAGCCGTAAATGAAATAAAGTAGCGCACCCTCGACCATTATGTGTATGTAGCTTGTAGCAAAGGTTCGGTCTACATCGGATCTGAAATTGCAGTCcacaacacacacacaaatagcaaaactaaaaaagaaagagagtatGGTTTGGTATTAACTTCATTTGCTGTAATTTGGTTTGATGTCAAGTTTATGTGATTTACTCTGGCAAAATGTCTGATGTAAAAATGCTACATAAACGCTCTTAGAAGAAACAATTTCGCCGTTTTTGATGAGTTAGCGATTAAGTGTCGTGAATTATGAAGCTTATAACTTTTCAAAAAAGTAAGTACtctaattttgaatttttttaagcAGGAGATCATTTTCCAAACTCAAAGCTAATGTTAGACACATATTGAGCAGAATTAACAGAATTACATGCATTTCCTGGGCTCCGGGCTCTTGCTATTCAGATACAGATCCATAAATTTGTTTGGGTCCAGACATAATAGTCCGAGGGGAAAATGATAAGtatatgtaaatttaattttcaacatttggctttactttttttttgggtatgtATACTGTATAGATGTGGTTGTATCTATGAGCTATAATGCACTGAATTTATACTTGAAGAAAATATACAACTACTAACTTGTGTAGAATATGATGTACACGCATACGCTTGAGTGCCagcaatatttttcttttgcatCTGTTGTGGTATTGTCAATGTTAGGTGAACATGAAATAGACAAAACATGTCATGTTGCCTAGTTTGTTCATAAGAATATTTAAGGTTTATTATTTAATACTATTGCATATTTCAGTGTATTTGACGTCTTTTCAATGAGAAGAGTACTAATTTGGAAAATAGTCCAAGTAGTCAACTCTTTTTCATGTATTATACGATTGTCAGAAAGATTCACTTTTAATTTGGaaattatttcagaagttgAATCTTTCTCTTTTATCAAAGTCACAGGCACAATAGTTATTGAcggcaaaaaaatatatttcaaatagaTAATCGGTAACAAAAACAGCAAACTAAAAGAAAGGGTGAGATAGATAACCCAAGGTTATTATATTTATCACTTTAACCATTCTTTTTGGTTATAAAGGTTTATATTTGCACAACAGTACTGTAGTTGATGAGTTTCACAAGAAAATTAAACATAGAGTACACTAATGGAAGCCCATGGCTCCCGACTTCAAGGCAGGTGCATCTGGTGGCGGTGAAGGTAAAACGGTTAACGCTAATACTCCACTAATGGCTGCTGCGATTGCTCCGACCACAAATACCGGTAGGTTTCCACCACCGAAGAGGGCGTCAAAAGATCCTCCTCCAAGTGATACTATCATTTGTGGTATCACAATTGCCAAATTTAAAACTCCTATCGAAAGTCctgtaaacaaacaaaaagaaagaaacactttaaaagtcaaatttaaatattacgtTATAAAGggaaactatttttatttatggtaGTACTGG belongs to Brassica rapa cultivar Chiifu-401-42 chromosome A07, CAAS_Brap_v3.01, whole genome shotgun sequence and includes:
- the LOC103830823 gene encoding uncharacterized protein LOC103830823, whose product is MALNTASSEEFSFPLLASQDSSQTSGSDSPPLWKHSPEKTRLGYDDGRLIIGRYNDDDGQRKSFSYVETRSLWNVNAEEKMDMLWEELNEEAPPPPRSQSLRIDLGGDKRSSLFPDESSAVGCGMKLTKKRPSTKMKMSTNVLVLMRVLKKILVIRSSSQRSPAKTNPP